ACCATGCCCCAAACCTGAGTCCAATCCCGCGCCCCAATCCCCCTAAACCGGAATAATACCCGTCCACCCCCGATATGTTATAATAAAGAAGCAAGTCATACATTACAGGAGGAATTCCTCGTGAGATATATTCTGCCGTTTTTAATTGTAGTTCCTGCTTTGGAAATCGGGATCCTTATACTTGCCGGACAAACCATCGGTGTGCTGCCGACCGTTTTGATGATCATTGCGACGGGGATTGCCGGTGCATATTTGGCGAAGAGACAAGGACTTGAAACCATCAGGAGGGCTCAGCAGGACATGCAATATGCACAGTTCCCTGGTGATGTAATCATCGACGGTCTATGCATTTTGGTCGGTGGAGTGCTGTTGTTGACCCCGGGATTCGTTACCGATGCAACCGGCTTTTTGCTGCTGCTTCCCCCGACACGAAAACTATTTAAACCATTTATTTATAAGTTATTTAAAAGATGGTTCAATAAAGGGAACCTCATTATTTATCGATAATTTGAAAAAGCACCGCCTCGGCCCATGGACCGAAGCAGTGCTTTTTTTATTCAAATCTGTTAATCAAAGCTGTCGATTTTCCACTTTTATTTAGTACCCATTATAAATTTCCAAGTATCTTCAAATACTCCTGCACGCCTTAGAGTCGAAAGGATGACAAGGACGACAGGTCCCACGATCAAGCCTAGGAATCCGATCAACTTGAACCCGACGAAGAGAGCGACCAGCGTAGCTAGGGGATCAAGTCCTATGCTGGAGGATAGCACCTTTGGTTCCATGATCTGGCGCTGAACGACGACTACTAAATATAACACGGAGAGCCCGATACCGAGTCCTGCATTACCGGTAATAAATTCATATGCGATCCATGGAACAAATACCGCTCCTGTTCCTAAGTAAGGGAGGATATCCACCAAGCCGCTTACAAGGGCAATGGTTATGGCATAGTCAACGCGCAGAATGATTAACCCGATCAATACGATTATGGCCGTGATTGAAATCAAGGTGAATTGGGCCCTTATAAAACCGAACAGTGCTTTTTTCAGGTCCATGAACACGGTTCTTCCGCTCGACATTGCTTTTCCTGGTACGATTCTTTCTGCTTTTGCGGACAATTTATACCAGTCTTTGCTGATGAAGAATGTTGCTAACGCTGCAAAGATGAGTACAGATGCAGCATTCGGTATCCACGAAATAAGCTGAGGAAGCCTCTGGAAGAAGTTTTGAAGAAAATCACCTGCCGATTGGGCGATTTTGCTGCCAGCTGTTTCAATGTTTTCCAGGATGGTACTCTGCTGTCCCGCATCGAGATTTTTGAAGAGTCCAGCAATCTGGTGATAAAAAGGAATCACTTGCCCTACAATGAAGTTCTCTGCATAGGTTACGAGAGTCCGGACGTGTTCAGGCAGCACTTCTGATAGATAGTTTGCTCCTGACACAATTTCAGCAATCAAAAGGGTGATCAGCCCGGCAAACATCCCCACAATCAGAAACAGCGAAACGACTACTGCCCATACCCTCGGCAGTCTGCCCTTCGTTTCAAGCCAATTAACGAAAGGATTGATCAGTAATGCGATTCCGACGGCAATGACGAAGGGATAAGCGAGTTTCCATATGTAATACAATGCGAATAAAGAAAGAAGGATGATGGCAATCACAATAAGAAAGCGAATGGTCCTATACACATATTCCAAGTTCAACTGAGTTCCCCCTGACCTGTCTATTACTACCTATTTTATAAGAGACTGGAAATGAAAGAAAGTTCTAATTTCAATAAAATTTGTTCTATTTGTAGCAGTAGTTTAGTAGGGGGGGTTACAAGTGGACGCCCAGTTTCAGCACCCAAAAGTCAGTCAGGTTTATTTTTCTAGTAAAATAATTTTAGATAAATTCGAGCGTTATCATTCACAAATGTCAGATAATTGTTTATAATAGAAAATGTAAGCGCATCCCAAGCTCTATTTCCCTGCTGGTTATTCATCGTACAGGGAATCATTTTT
This Bacillus sp. Marseille-Q1617 DNA region includes the following protein-coding sequences:
- a CDS encoding FxsA family protein → MRYILPFLIVVPALEIGILILAGQTIGVLPTVLMIIATGIAGAYLAKRQGLETIRRAQQDMQYAQFPGDVIIDGLCILVGGVLLLTPGFVTDATGFLLLLPPTRKLFKPFIYKLFKRWFNKGNLIIYR
- the ytvI gene encoding sporulation integral membrane protein YtvI → MNLEYVYRTIRFLIVIAIILLSLFALYYIWKLAYPFVIAVGIALLINPFVNWLETKGRLPRVWAVVVSLFLIVGMFAGLITLLIAEIVSGANYLSEVLPEHVRTLVTYAENFIVGQVIPFYHQIAGLFKNLDAGQQSTILENIETAGSKIAQSAGDFLQNFFQRLPQLISWIPNAASVLIFAALATFFISKDWYKLSAKAERIVPGKAMSSGRTVFMDLKKALFGFIRAQFTLISITAIIVLIGLIILRVDYAITIALVSGLVDILPYLGTGAVFVPWIAYEFITGNAGLGIGLSVLYLVVVVQRQIMEPKVLSSSIGLDPLATLVALFVGFKLIGFLGLIVGPVVLVILSTLRRAGVFEDTWKFIMGTK